A stretch of DNA from Danio rerio strain Tuebingen ecotype United States chromosome 10, GRCz12tu, whole genome shotgun sequence:
TTTTTATGTTCTCTGAACCTATCTACTAAACCTACAGTGAGAAAAACGCTATTTTTAGAAGATTTCAGATGCCACAAAGAGTCTTTTGCATTTGAACTCAAGTGTCCTCTAgtctaaatgattaaatgtaaatgtagtctaGTTTCAGGGTGCACATAACTGCCACAGTAGGACAATGAATCTGATGACCTAAAGTGTCATTAGGTGGCAATGACCCTACAGGCATACCGATAAAAGGAACTTGAAAACATGAGAAAAAAACCCCAAACTCAAAGAAGCAGAACAAAACGTCAAACGAAAGTCATATCATACATTTTTGTCACGTGATTATGAACTTTAAATCGTTAATAATGTAGTTATGTACATTTAGTCATGTAAAACTTTTGTAAAGTGACTTACATTAGTGGGGACTTACATTAGTGGGGGATGCCTTGTTTATTAGAAAAGCTAGATTAAGAAACCAGCTAGAGCAAAGGAGACATGCCGacaattcatttttttcttcttcttgtgaGGTGTGGTTAAGTGCTTGCGGAAAGGGTTTAGCTACTGTAAACGTTTTTTAGAAGATTCATtatttgaatgaactgaaaagaaGAGCAGTGCAGCCTAAACACACCTTCCATTTACCCAGCATCACAATGACCAAGTCAGAGATACCCGAGGCTTTTtatcaaaaaacaaatacagaagATACTGAAGGATGTCTAGATCTGAAGACAGAGAAACACCAGACACCTCAACTCACAGGTATGTAAGTGTAAATTCAGGTTTATACTGTTATAAGAGACAATGAAAAAGTCAAAAGCTTGTTTTCTTCATCCTCAGGAAGCATCTCAGTGAAGAGCAGAAAGCAGAGAGCAAttggagtgtgtttgtgtttgctttGTGCTCTTCTGCTGACAGCTGTAATAGTGCTCTGTGTGTATTTCACCATCGAGAGAAGACACTTACCAACAAACATCACTAACCTCAATGAAGAAAGAGAAAAGATACTAAAGCGCAGCAATGAACTGACTGAAGAAAGAGAGCAGTTACTTACTAATATCACTAACCTCAAAGGAGAAAGAGAGCGGTTACTGAACCACAACAATGACCTGACTAAAGATAGAGAGCAGATCCTTAATCGCAACAATGACCTGACGAAAGAAAGAGAGCAGATACTGAAAAGCAAGAATGACCTTACGAAAGAAAGGGAGCAGATACTAAAAAACAACAATGACCTGACTAAAGAAAGAGAGCAGATACTGAAACGCAACAATGACCTGACGAAAGAAAAAGAGCAGATACTGAAACGCAACAATGACCTTACGAAAGAAAGAGAGCAGATACTAAAAAACAACAATGACCTGACGAAAGAAAAAGAGCAGATACTGAAACGCAACAATGACCTTACGAAAGAAAAAGAGCAGATACTAAAAAACAACAATGACCTGACTAAAGAAAGAGAGCAGATACTGAAACGCAACAATGACCTGACGAAAGAAAGAGAGCAGATACTAAAAAACAACAATGACCTGATGAAAGAAAAAGAGCAAATACTGAAACGCAACAATGACCTGACGAAAGAAAAAGAGCAGATACTGAAACACAACAATGACCTGACGAAAGAAAAAGAGCAGATACTGAAACGCAACAATGACATAACTAAAGAAAAAGAGCAGATACTGAAACGCAACAATGACCTGACTAAAGAAAAAGAGCAGATACTAAAAAACAACAATGACCTGACTAAAGAAAGAGAGCAGATACTGAAACGCAACAATGACCTGACAAAAGAAAGAGAGCAGATACTGAAACGCAACAATGACCTGACGAAAGAAAAAGAGCAGATACTGAAACGCAACAATGACATAACTACAGAAAAAGACCAGATACTGAAACGCAACAATGACATAACTAAAGAAAAAGAGCAGATACTGACACGCAACAATGAGCTGACTAAAGAAAAAGAGCAGATACTGAAACGTAACAATGACCTGACTAAAGAAAAAGAGCAGATACTGACACGCAACAATGACCTGACTAAAGAAAAAGAGCAGATACTGAAACGTAACAATGACCTGACTAAAGAAAAAGAGCAGATTCTGAAACGTAACAATGACCTGACGAAAGAAAAAGAGCAGATACTGAAACGCAACAATGACCTGACTAAAGAAAAAGAGCAGATTCTGAAACGTAACAATGACCTGACGAAAGAAAAAGAGCAGATACTGAAACGCAACAATGACTTAACTAAAGAAAAAGAGCAGATACTGAAAAGCAACAATGACCTGACTAAAGAAAGAGAGCAGATACTGAAACGCAACAATGACCTGACTAAAGAAAGAGAGCAGATACTGAAACGCAACAATGACCTGACTAAAGAAAAAGAGCAGATACTGAAAAGCAACAATGACCTGACTAAAGAAAGAGACAAGATAAGGAATGAGCAGAACCAGCTGCGTCATTGGCTTCATGAACAGGGTAAAGTTCTCTTTAATTGCCTGTACTTTTTTTGTCTACAACACAgtctactttcttttttatacaactcatttcattttaatacatAACCATAATTTAAAGGCATTTTCACTCCTGAGAAATGTTTTCAAAACTCCTAGAAATAGCTAGAAGTTCGCTTTTTGTCTAGTTTGCATTGTTGGAACTTTGAACCGCTGAGAGTAGCAGCTTCCAGATCCTCCAACATAAAGAGTCAAGCAGAGAGGTGGAACAAAGACAGACAATTGGTTAGAGACCAGGTCTATGTTGGGGATGTTCACTGAGGCAGGGCAGAAAGCAAGGGCAAGGGAAGCCGAAGCAGAGCAGGTGTGCAGATGAGAGCAGTAATGAGACAATGCTCAGGGCAGGCTCCCATGAAAGGACGAGATTCAAGAACGGCAGTTAGTCGACAACCCGGGATGGTGGCCATGAAGAGGGCAAGGCTCTGGGTCTGTGACCATGCTAAGGCACGGTTCGGGAGCAGCAGCCATGATGGGAGAGAGCTATAGTACAGTGACCATGACAGTTGGAGGCTCAGAATCTGCAGGCATAAATGGGCACGGCGCTGGGATAACAGCCTAGGGTGATAACCTGGGGTAGTAACCATACCCGGGGTAGCTATGATGGTGCGAGACTTTGGAGTGCTAGACATTATAACTGGTGTTGCAAACAAAATGACTGAAGTGGTGTCCTGAAGGGGGATCAACATTTTGTCAGGTCATAATTTAGGAACTCCACTTAGTGTCCCTCAAGAAACACCATGGTCAGTTTAAATGGATTGTTGAGTCCATGGTAGCAAAGCCATGGGGGTggtaaaaaaacaataactaGGGCAACGAATACAGGTAACTATGTGGACAAACAAGAAAAGGTATAAGGGACAAAAACAAGGCATCTAGGAGGGTGAAAGTATTTTTTGAAAATCCATGGGAGAATTGAGTTGTTTGTTACAAAAATGTAGCTTTTTACGTCATGAGAAGTTAAATGATAGGAGTCGTgtgaattattttaatgttttatcagCTCATTCTGACATGACTATGGAGATTGACTCATTTAAATTGATTCCTAAACTGGTTTTATTAACAGATCAGCTCTCTGACAACTTTAAGTGGATTTACTTCAGCTCCAGTTTCTATTATATTTCATTTGAGAAGAAGAGCTGGGAGGACAGCAGAAGAGACTGTCAACAGAGAAGAGCAGATCTGGCCATTATAAAGAGCACAGAGGAAAAAGTAAGAAAACATGTTGTTTGTTCATCTACTACAGTGGTTATTAGATTTTAGGGTAGGGCCATTCACACTGAGATGCAGAGTATCA
This window harbors:
- the LOC103911722 gene encoding uncharacterized protein, with the translated sequence MTKSEIPEAFYQKTNTEDTEGCLDLKTEKHQTPQLTGSISVKSRKQRAIGVCLCLLCALLLTAVIVLCVYFTIERRHLPTNITNLNEEREKILKRSNELTEEREQLLTNITNLKGERERLLNHNNDLTKDREQILNRNNDLTKEREQILKSKNDLTKEREQILKNNNDLTKEREQILKRNNDLTKEKEQILKRNNDLTKEREQILKNNNDLTKEKEQILKRNNDLTKEKEQILKNNNDLTKEREQILKRNNDLTKEREQILKNNNDLMKEKEQILKRNNDLTKEKEQILKHNNDLTKEKEQILKRNNDITKEKEQILKRNNDLTKEKEQILKNNNDLTKEREQILKRNNDLTKEREQILKRNNDLTKEKEQILKRNNDITTEKDQILKRNNDITKEKEQILTRNNELTKEKEQILKRNNDLTKEKEQILTRNNDLTKEKEQILKRNNDLTKEKEQILKRNNDLTKEKEQILKRNNDLTKEKEQILKRNNDLTKEKEQILKRNNDLTKEKEQILKSNNDLTKEREQILKRNNDLTKEREQILKRNNDLTKEKEQILKSNNDLTKERDKIRNEQNQLRHWLHEQDQLSDNFKWIYFSSSFYYISFEKKSWEDSRRDCQQRRADLAIIKSTEEKTFLQKVLQNNNLWVGWRQTNGDNWIWIDDPLVANGFGSDSINCAVVSETKYFSYACNTLHGWICERTHINP